A genomic stretch from Thermomonospora umbrina includes:
- a CDS encoding PadR family transcriptional regulator, with protein MEGSEVRGLLQPLLLLLIIERPGHGYDLIERLDRLGAGGVEPGQVYRVLRGLEREGLVVSSWIPPASGPARRRYEPTAEGFAALEARMARLARLGAVLDSCLTRWDEAVKGGRDGAVAGGARAPDDSGACAGR; from the coding sequence ATGGAGGGCAGCGAGGTGCGGGGTCTGCTTCAACCCCTCCTGCTTCTGCTGATCATCGAACGTCCGGGGCACGGTTACGACCTCATCGAGCGGCTGGACCGGCTGGGGGCCGGCGGGGTCGAGCCGGGCCAGGTCTACCGGGTGCTGCGGGGGCTGGAACGGGAGGGGCTGGTGGTCTCGTCCTGGATCCCGCCCGCGTCCGGCCCGGCGCGCCGCCGCTATGAGCCGACCGCCGAGGGGTTCGCCGCGCTGGAGGCCCGGATGGCCCGGCTGGCGCGGCTCGGCGCCGTGCTCGACTCGTGCCTGACCAGGTGGGACGAGGCAGTGAAGGGGGGCCGCGATGGCGCGGTGGCGGGAGGCGCGCGGGCGCCGGACGACTCCGGGGCGTGCGCCGGCCG